Proteins encoded together in one Calditrichota bacterium window:
- the asnS gene encoding asparagine--tRNA ligase — MITPISRVGAHVGTTVTLGGWLYNSRSSGKLHFLQVRDGTGLMQCVVSKADVPEADFDLAGRLTQESSVYVTGIVREDKRAPGGYELTVQSLQAIQIAVDYPITPKEHGPDFLLDRRHLWIRSRKQHAVLSVRHQIIRAIRNYFDERGFVCFDAPMFTPNAVEGTTTLFPVEYFGSKVYLTQSGQLYGEAGAMAFGKVYVFGPVFRAEKSKTRKHLTEFWMIEPEVAFLDLDQDMDLIEDFLVEVVGRVLEASQEDLKILERDTAPLERVQKPFPRVTYTEAARLLDGKTAFKYGDDFGAPDEEALVANFDRPVLVHRWPAEVKAFYMKRDESDPTLAKGVDCIAPEGYGEIVGGGERETSLEELERRIAEHQLPKQFFEWYLDLRRYGTVPHAGFGLGLERTVSWICGLKHVRESIPFPRMMYRMEP, encoded by the coding sequence TTGATCACCCCTATATCCCGCGTCGGCGCTCACGTCGGCACAACCGTCACCCTCGGCGGATGGCTATACAACAGCCGATCGTCCGGCAAACTGCACTTCCTGCAGGTGCGCGACGGAACCGGGCTGATGCAGTGCGTCGTCTCGAAAGCGGACGTCCCCGAAGCGGACTTCGACCTGGCCGGTCGGCTGACCCAGGAGTCGTCGGTCTATGTAACCGGCATCGTCCGTGAAGACAAGCGCGCCCCCGGCGGCTATGAACTGACCGTTCAGTCGCTGCAGGCGATCCAGATCGCGGTCGATTATCCAATCACACCCAAGGAGCACGGCCCTGACTTTCTGCTCGACCGCCGGCATCTCTGGATCCGCTCGCGCAAGCAGCATGCCGTCCTGAGCGTTCGGCATCAGATCATCCGCGCCATCCGGAACTACTTCGACGAGCGCGGGTTCGTCTGTTTCGATGCGCCGATGTTCACCCCCAACGCGGTCGAAGGGACGACGACGCTTTTCCCGGTCGAGTACTTCGGCTCGAAGGTCTATCTGACCCAGTCGGGACAACTTTACGGCGAAGCCGGGGCGATGGCGTTCGGCAAGGTCTATGTCTTCGGGCCCGTCTTCCGGGCGGAGAAGTCGAAAACTCGCAAACACCTAACCGAGTTCTGGATGATCGAGCCGGAAGTCGCCTTCCTCGATCTCGACCAGGATATGGACTTGATCGAGGACTTCCTGGTCGAAGTCGTCGGGAGGGTGCTTGAAGCATCACAGGAGGATCTCAAGATCCTTGAGCGCGACACGGCACCGCTGGAGCGAGTTCAAAAGCCATTCCCAAGAGTGACCTATACCGAAGCCGCCCGGTTGCTCGACGGCAAGACTGCTTTCAAGTATGGCGACGACTTCGGCGCTCCCGACGAAGAGGCGCTGGTCGCTAACTTCGACCGGCCAGTGCTGGTGCATCGGTGGCCGGCCGAAGTGAAGGCTTTCTATATGAAACGGGATGAAAGCGACCCGACGCTCGCCAAAGGTGTCGATTGCATCGCCCCGGAAGGCTACGGCGAGATCGTCGGCGGCGGCGAGCGCGAGACAAGCCTCGAGGAACTTGAGAGGCGTATCGCCGAGCACCAGTTGCCGAAGCAGTTCTTCGAGTGGTATCTCGACCTAAGACGTTACGGCACTGTCCCACATGCCGGGTTTGGGCTTGGACTCGAGCGGACGGTGTCGTGGATCTGCGGGCTCAAGCACGTTCGGGAGTCGATCCCGTTCCCGCGTATGATGTATCGGATGGAGCCGTAG